From the genome of Canis aureus isolate CA01 chromosome 29, VMU_Caureus_v.1.0, whole genome shotgun sequence:
CCACGTGACCCACACGCCCTGCGTGTTAGAGGGAAACAAGCCGGTAGGAGTTGGAGCCAGGTACGAGCCTGACCGCAGAGAAAAGCCGgaaaaaaggcagaagagaacGCGCTCAGGGCGGCAGGCTCGTGAGATCCCAACGGGCTGTCACCAGCTCTGCACAAGCAGTTGTCAGCGTTGCACAAGCAGCGGAAGTTCCTTCAACAGTCAGAAACCCGCTTTACCGGGGAGCAGGGACCTTGGGGACCAGTGGGACGGGTCTGGGGGCAGACTGGGGCAAGAACAGCCTCTTCCCAGAGCCCCAGGGTACAGGTGGCAGCTCAGGGGTCACGGGGGGAGTCCTGGGGTCAGGGAAGGGGCCCAGGTGCCCTTGCTGGCGAGTGTTGAGGTTTGCCCGGTGAGGGGGGTGGAAGGGCGAGCCCACAGGCAGCGCGGCCTCAGGCGCTGTGGCCAGGGCAGGGTGGTGCCAGTGCGACCCCGGCAAGTGTCGTCAGGCCGGCAGCCCCTGCTCTGTCCCGGCCCAAGTCCATCCCTGCTGGCTGGCTTGGGGCTTGGGGCCTGGGGCAAAGGGCATGCGCCGCCCGGGAGGGCGGGTGCACTGCTGGCGGGCAGGGACGGCTGCGTGACCTGAGGTGACACTCCGCCCTCAGGCCTGGGCATCCCACCGCTGCTGGAGGCCGTGCTGCAGCTGCTGCCCCTGGACACCTACGTGGAGAGCCCAGTGAGCGCCCGTCACCCCACCGCCCCTCCCCGGTCTGGGCCTCGGTCTCTGCTTCCTCAGGCCCCAGAAGGTCCACTTGCTTGAAGGGTGGCGGGGCGAGGGGGGGCATGTGTCCCCAGAGGGCCCTGTCCCGGTCAGAGGAGCCCTGAGCTGTCACCCagcggggtgggggctggaagTGCCCAGGGCAGCCGGATGCATAGGCCAGAGCCGCCCCCTCCTTCCCTAGGCTGCCGTCATGGAGCTGGTGCCCAGCGACAGGAAGAGGGGCCTTCAGACTCCCGTGTGGGGGACCTACCAGTCCATCCTGTCGGGGGCCGGCTGCGGGGTGAGGTGCAGCCCCGCCGGGAAGGCCCTCGggaccctctgcccctcctctgagGCTGGGAGGAGCCAAAGGCGGGGCCCCACACCCCCCTGCACTTGTCCCAGCCTTCCCGGAAGAGTAACCCTGGGGATGGGgctgcccccagcctcctgccctctcGGGTTGCAATCCGGTCCTTGCCTGAGGTCCCTCGCCCGGCCCAGGTGACCGAGCGGGGCCAGGGGCTGCGGGGTATCCCTGGCCCGAGGCTGTGCGAGGGGATGCACTTGCCCTCCCGGGACCTCCCACTGGCACATCTCGGGCAGGACCCACCTgaagggcaggggggcaggaggggccctCGCGCCAACTCCGAGGGACACGGGGCCCCAGGCCGCTGGCCACCACCGCCCCCCGTGTCCCTGCCCGTCCAGTCCCCCCCGCTCACAGGCTGAGCACCCTTGGGACCCCAGCCGGGAGACTGAGAAGGGAGGCCCTGAGCGGCCCTGCCTCTCGTGCGCCTGCGCCCGCTGGGCCCCGAGGTCCTCTGAGCAAGGCCCTCGCACCCCTTGTGCCTCCAGGGCGCCCTGGCCACGGTAGAGAGGTTTGCGTTTTATGAGCGCGCCAAGAAGGCTTTTGCCGTGGTAGCAACTGGGTGAGTGCGGGGTCCTGCGGGGTCCTGCGGGTCAGGGTGGATTGGGgcgctcccctgcccccctcggCCCCTGCCCCAGCTGACACTAGAGGCCCCACTGGGAACGGGGTTGTCAAGGGATTTGCCTGAGGACTAGTTCCTGGACTACCCCCGTGGCGGGGGGCAGGAGTGGTCGTGGGGGGGCCGGCCGTGGTGCTCAGCTCCGCCCCTCCCGCAGGGAGACGGCTCTCTACGGAAACCTCATCCTCAGGAAGGGGGTGCTGGCCCTGGATGCGCCCTAGACCACCGGGCCCAGAGACGCGGCTGGATGCCTGAGCCGGACCACAGAgcactggccccgcccccgcctagCTGCACGGTCCagggggccgggcgggggtggggggaccgcCGGGGACCCGGGTCACCCGATTTACGGCAGTGAGATGAAGGTTTCAACAACAGCCGCATCCTCACAAAGGCCTGTGTGGTGCTGCGCACAGGGGAGCCGTTGGCCCCTCCGACGACCCCCCCATCACCAGGGGGGAAGgaggcctccccccacccccgccctgcagGTTTGGGTGGCCTGACTCTGAGCAGGCCCCTGGGTTTGGAGCGAGAGCTCACGGGCCTGCAGCCCCCACagaggccggggggcggggggggggggcgtgacTGCCCCCTCGGGAGCCCTGGCAGCGGGTGGAGCCCCCGGGCTGGGGATGCTCGGGTTGTCCTGGAGGAGACCAGGCGGGAGGGCAGGTGGTGGCAGATGGTGGCGAGGGGGCCGCTCCCCTGGGGGCCGGGCTCTGCTCCGTCTGCGGGGCTCTTGCCTCCTCAACACCAGGAGCCTCCGGGTCCTGGGaaatggcagggggagggggtggtacCGGCCCGGGGGGGCCCCCCGACCCCATAGGCGCAGGCCAGCCCGCCTGAAGGTGGCACGAGGGTGGCAGTGGGCTGGGGCTTGGGCTGGTCTTGGGTGGGAGCACCCGCCACCCCTACTCTGGACCCCAGGGTCTCCCccaagcctcccctcccctccaggccttCCTCCGGCCTCGTGGGTGCTGGCGCGGGCGTGAACGGGGCTCCCGGGCCGCTGGCTCCCGTGTTTGGGACCAGGGCTGGTGTCCTGGTGTCCCGGAGGTCGTGGGGGGCAGACAGGCCCGCTGGGCTGAGCTTGGGGCTCAGCCTGGGGAGGGGACCGTGCCCTGGTCCCTGCAGGGCCTACCCTCG
Proteins encoded in this window:
- the FUOM gene encoding fucose mutarotase isoform X6, yielding MVVLKGVPALLSPELLYALARMGHGDEIGLGIPPLLEAVLQLLPLDTYVESPAAVMELVPSDRKRGLQTPVWGTYQSILSGAGCGGALATVERFAFYERAKKAFAVVATGETALYGNLILRKGVLALDAP
- the FUOM gene encoding fucose mutarotase isoform X4 gives rise to the protein MVVLKGVPALLSPELLYALARMGHGDEIGLGIPPLLEAVLQLLPLDTYVESPAAVMELVPSDRKRGLQTPVWGTYQSILSGAGCGGDGSLRKPHPQEGGAGPGCALDHRAQRRGWMPEPDHRALAPPPPSCTVQGAGRGWGDRRGPGSPDLRQ
- the FUOM gene encoding fucose mutarotase isoform X1; this encodes MVVLKGVPALLSPELLYALARMGHGDEIVLADVNFPTSSICKCGPEELRADGLGIPPLLEAVLQLLPLDTYVESPAAVMELVPSDRKRGLQTPVWGTYQSILSGAGCGGDGSLRKPHPQEGGAGPGCALDHRAQRRGWMPEPDHRALAPPPPSCTVQGAGRGWGDRRGPGSPDLRQ
- the FUOM gene encoding fucose mutarotase isoform X2, translated to MVVLKGVPALLSPELLYALARMGHGDEIVLADVNFPTSSICKCGPEELRADGLGIPPLLEAVLQLLPLDTYVESPVSARHPTAPPRSGPRSLLPQAPEGCRHGAGAQRQEEGPSDSRVGDLPVHPVGGRLRGRRLSTETSSSGRGCWPWMRPRPPGPETRLDA
- the FUOM gene encoding fucose mutarotase isoform X5; protein product: MVVLKGVPALLSPELLYALARMGHGDEIVLADVNFPTSSICKCGPEELRADGLGIPPLLEAVLQLLPLDTYVESPVSARHPTAPPRSGPRSLLPQAPEGCRHGAGAQRQEEGPSDSRVGDLPVHPVGGRLRGRPGHGREVCVL
- the FUOM gene encoding fucose mutarotase isoform X3 — protein: MVVLKGVPALLSPELLYALARMGHGDEIVLADVNFPTSSICKCGPEELRADGLGIPPLLEAVLQLLPLDTYVESPAAVMELVPSDRKRGLQTPVWGTYQSILSGAGCGGALATVERFAFYERAKKAFAVVATGETALYGNLILRKGVLALDAP